A window of the Cytophagaceae bacterium genome harbors these coding sequences:
- a CDS encoding YtxH domain-containing protein, protein MSSSSKSFIAFLAGLAAGTAIGILYAPDKGEVTRDKLGTILSKYKDQLQGFIADLIERGEEMSLEMAGGDSEAKAEGRKVVNEARQKAERLLEDVENLMSQIKSKS, encoded by the coding sequence ATGAGTAGTTCATCAAAATCATTTATTGCTTTTTTAGCAGGACTTGCTGCTGGTACAGCCATCGGTATATTGTATGCCCCTGATAAGGGAGAAGTTACCCGTGATAAATTGGGTACAATCCTTTCCAAATATAAAGACCAGCTACAGGGATTTATTGCCGATTTGATTGAAAGAGGTGAGGAAATGTCACTCGAAATGGCAGGCGGAGACAGTGAGGCTAAAGCAGAAGGCAGAAAAGTTGTAAATGAGGCTCGCCAAAAAGCCGAAAGACTGCTTGAAGATGTAGAAAATTTGATGAGCCAGATTAAATCCAAATCTTAA
- the nusB gene encoding transcription antitermination factor NusB, with translation MLNRRLVRIRVMQALYAFEKAKAANFLLANDFIAESFAPDLNSMEKQDRNKLQGLQKLTQSIFQDEIKSKIFTEDSGLPSTVKLALANAREMYRLKNKKDIEFFSLQIVLDAEKVYDLYIYLLALLLEIAPRFEGGSAMSKNKVLAALKASKELEHQMLKRSINWENERAFVSRIYNETLKNNPHILEYSGKVNHSSEEDTAVLKYIIKNIFLKKEECAEFFEKMHIYWVEDTEILRTMLFHSIQGFPDTGNVEIEKLDELWDDTKDFLKTLFKTTVDQDDELQAHLVPFLKNWEIDRIIETDRILLKMAVSELINFPSVPVKVTINEIIDISKSYSSAKSGNFVNGILDSVVKDLQAKKILKKSGRGMIDNK, from the coding sequence ATGCTGAACAGACGTCTTGTTAGAATTAGGGTAATGCAGGCACTGTATGCCTTTGAAAAAGCCAAAGCCGCCAATTTTTTATTAGCCAACGACTTTATAGCTGAATCTTTTGCTCCAGATCTTAATTCTATGGAGAAGCAAGACAGAAACAAGCTACAGGGACTTCAAAAACTCACGCAGTCCATATTTCAGGACGAAATCAAATCTAAAATATTTACCGAAGACTCAGGTTTACCTTCGACAGTGAAGCTGGCATTAGCCAATGCCCGGGAAATGTATAGACTCAAAAACAAAAAAGATATTGAGTTCTTTAGCTTACAGATTGTCCTGGATGCCGAAAAAGTGTACGATTTATATATTTATTTATTGGCGTTACTTCTCGAAATAGCTCCCAGGTTTGAAGGAGGTTCGGCAATGTCAAAAAATAAAGTGCTAGCTGCTCTAAAAGCTTCGAAAGAACTTGAGCATCAGATGCTTAAACGCAGTATTAATTGGGAAAACGAAAGAGCTTTTGTTTCCAGGATTTATAATGAAACATTAAAAAACAATCCGCATATTCTGGAATACTCCGGAAAAGTAAATCACTCTTCTGAAGAAGATACAGCAGTACTTAAATATATCATCAAAAATATATTCCTGAAAAAAGAAGAATGTGCTGAGTTTTTTGAAAAAATGCACATTTACTGGGTGGAGGATACCGAAATCCTCAGAACCATGTTGTTTCATTCTATTCAGGGATTTCCAGATACAGGTAATGTTGAAATTGAAAAGTTGGATGAGCTATGGGATGATACCAAAGACTTTTTGAAAACTCTTTTCAAAACCACTGTAGATCAGGACGACGAATTGCAGGCTCATTTGGTGCCATTTCTTAAGAATTGGGAAATTGACCGCATCATCGAGACCGACAGGATATTGCTTAAAATGGCTGTGAGTGAGCTCATTAACTTCCCTAGTGTGCCAGTTAAAGTAACTATCAATGAGATTATTGACATATCAAAAAGCTATAGTTCTGCCAAGAGCGGTAATTTTGTAAATGGAATATTAGACTCAGTGGTAAAAGATCTTCAAGCCAAAAAAATCCTGAAAAAATCGGGAAGAGGAATGATCGATAACAAATAG
- a CDS encoding heme exporter protein CcmB, with the protein MREIKNLIIKDLILEWRQKYAFNGMILYVVSTVFMAYMSFKLKTNSIEPITWNTLFWIILLFSAVNSITKSFIQEKAGRQLYYYQIARPSAIIMAKIAYNFILMLFLGIVGFAIYLAFMGNQVQDMPMYLLALGLGALGFSSSLTLISGIASKSDNTAGLMAVLSFPIILPMLTMLIKLSKNAMDGINAASSKDEILVIAGIDLIVIALSYMLFPYLWKS; encoded by the coding sequence ATTAGAGAAATTAAAAACCTGATAATAAAAGATTTAATTCTTGAATGGCGACAAAAATATGCATTCAATGGCATGATTTTGTACGTAGTATCAACGGTTTTTATGGCTTATATGAGTTTCAAACTCAAAACCAATTCTATCGAACCTATCACATGGAATACACTTTTCTGGATTATTCTGTTGTTCTCCGCAGTTAATTCTATTACCAAGAGTTTTATCCAGGAAAAAGCCGGCCGCCAATTGTATTATTATCAGATTGCCCGCCCAAGTGCAATAATCATGGCCAAAATCGCCTATAATTTCATCCTTATGTTGTTTTTGGGCATCGTTGGCTTTGCAATTTATCTGGCTTTTATGGGTAATCAGGTTCAAGACATGCCAATGTATCTGCTGGCATTGGGGCTTGGTGCTTTGGGTTTTAGTTCTTCTTTGACTTTGATTTCGGGAATTGCCTCCAAGAGCGACAATACGGCTGGTTTGATGGCAGTCCTTAGTTTTCCGATAATTTTGCCGATGCTTACCATGCTCATTAAACTTTCCAAAAATGCCATGGATGGTATAAATGCAGCAAGTAGTAAAGACGAAATTCTGGTGATTGCCGGAATTGATTTGATTGTAATTGCGTTAAGTTATATGTTATTTCCATATTTATGGAAAAGTTAA
- the ccsA gene encoding cytochrome c biogenesis protein CcsA, with protein sequence MNKIWWKFLASGLLLYTVWFGFSGEVPRQPILNETIRNVYFHVPMWFGMMALMISSLVFSIKYLQKGNIEDDINAVEFANVAIVFGILGFLTGSLWGNYTWGSPLPKDPKIIAVEVGLLIYSAYFVLRGSFEDEQKKARLSAVYNIFAFASFMPLVWILPRLTDSLHPGNGGNPAFGKYDMDNSMRMVFYPAVMAWILIGVWISTLRIRIRILNNKINSI encoded by the coding sequence ATGAATAAAATTTGGTGGAAATTTTTGGCTTCAGGGCTACTTTTATATACCGTTTGGTTTGGATTTTCGGGTGAAGTGCCTCGTCAGCCCATCCTCAATGAAACCATTAGGAACGTATATTTCCACGTACCAATGTGGTTTGGGATGATGGCCCTGATGATTTCATCTTTGGTATTTTCAATTAAATATCTTCAAAAAGGTAATATTGAAGATGATATCAATGCGGTAGAATTTGCCAATGTAGCCATTGTATTCGGAATCCTTGGTTTTTTAACCGGCTCACTCTGGGGCAATTACACCTGGGGTTCTCCGCTTCCCAAAGACCCGAAAATCATTGCGGTTGAGGTAGGTTTACTCATTTACTCGGCATATTTTGTTTTAAGAGGTTCTTTTGAAGACGAACAAAAAAAAGCCAGATTATCAGCTGTTTACAACATTTTTGCCTTTGCTTCATTCATGCCTCTGGTTTGGATTTTACCCAGGCTCACCGATTCACTACATCCCGGAAATGGTGGCAACCCGGCCTTTGGAAAATACGACATGGACAACTCCATGAGAATGGTGTTTTATCCTGCCGTGATGGCCTGGATATTAATTGGAGTCTGGATCAGTACTTTGAGAATCAGAATCAGAATTTTGAACAACAAAATCAATAGTATTTAA
- a CDS encoding CcmD family protein — protein MKLISILIFAALQRIEMADSLRANGKIYVVAGVFSIIALGIIGYLFSLDRKIKKLEEEIKDK, from the coding sequence ATGAAGTTAATTTCGATACTTATATTTGCCGCATTGCAACGGATAGAAATGGCGGATTCTTTAAGAGCAAATGGAAAAATCTATGTAGTAGCCGGCGTATTTTCGATTATCGCTTTAGGAATTATTGGCTATCTTTTTTCTTTAGATAGAAAAATAAAAAAACTTGAAGAGGAGATAAAGGATAAATAA
- a CDS encoding cytochrome c maturation protein CcmE: MKKSYILGLVVIAIAVAMIISTIGDASTYVSFGEAKELASNGNKNAIHVVGELVKGADGKPAGMIYEPSVDPNHFEFLMTDSLNIQSKVVFKQPKPQDMDKSEKVVVVGHMDLQKNQFEADQILLKCPSKYNNTELVAEETK; encoded by the coding sequence ATGAAAAAATCATATATTTTGGGATTGGTAGTTATTGCGATTGCGGTTGCAATGATCATCTCGACCATCGGCGATGCCAGTACTTATGTTAGCTTTGGAGAGGCAAAAGAATTGGCATCTAATGGAAATAAAAATGCTATACATGTTGTGGGAGAATTGGTAAAAGGAGCCGACGGAAAACCTGCGGGAATGATTTACGAACCCTCAGTTGACCCCAATCATTTTGAGTTTTTGATGACCGACTCTCTCAATATTCAATCCAAAGTTGTCTTCAAACAACCAAAACCACAAGACATGGATAAGTCAGAAAAAGTAGTGGTAGTGGGCCATATGGATCTTCAAAAAAATCAGTTTGAGGCAGATCAGATTTTGCTAAAATGCCCTTCAAAATACAACAACACCGAGTTGGTAGCCGAAGAAACCAAATGA
- a CDS encoding chorismate-binding protein encodes MIESVTTKNTIYAGDLINSCLQLNLPFALYRLPGQSVFQLIISENKLENRKKIDFEECKPGFVIAPFDNEIPYFYEADHILTFENNEIPKDLIPDFLKTINKNYDPKEAGFSFVPANEDSNESREYSKKIEAVIQRITGGESQKVVISRKKHLGTLQEKNYFKAFTTLSNSYPSAFVSVCNVPWKNQIWIGASPEILVTQNEKGIFKTVALAGTQSALNNVGEEIKTIDALWSHKEIEEQALVSRYIINCLKKIRVREYQEYGPKTVKAGNLLHLCSTYSIDSKEINFSNLSSVMLDLLHPTSAVCGIAKEPSLQIIKEIENYDREFYSGYLGPVNIQNESHVFVNLRSMKIENDEIFAFAGGGITEDSVPEKEWNETEIKLKTIQKSFDF; translated from the coding sequence ATGATAGAGTCGGTCACAACTAAAAATACAATCTATGCGGGCGACCTAATCAATAGTTGTCTTCAACTAAATCTGCCCTTTGCCCTTTACAGACTTCCCGGGCAAAGTGTTTTTCAATTGATCATTTCTGAAAATAAACTTGAAAATCGAAAAAAAATTGATTTTGAGGAATGTAAACCCGGTTTTGTAATTGCACCTTTCGACAACGAAATACCCTACTTTTATGAGGCTGACCATATTTTAACATTTGAGAATAATGAAATTCCGAAAGACCTCATACCTGATTTTCTAAAAACTATAAATAAAAATTATGATCCAAAAGAGGCAGGGTTTAGTTTTGTACCTGCCAATGAAGACTCAAATGAATCACGTGAGTATTCCAAAAAAATAGAAGCGGTAATCCAGAGAATCACGGGCGGGGAATCACAAAAAGTGGTTATTTCGAGAAAAAAACATCTCGGAACACTCCAAGAAAAAAACTATTTCAAAGCGTTTACAACGTTATCAAATAGCTATCCATCTGCTTTTGTATCAGTATGTAATGTACCCTGGAAAAACCAGATTTGGATAGGTGCTAGTCCTGAAATATTGGTTACGCAAAATGAAAAAGGCATTTTCAAAACTGTGGCTCTTGCCGGCACACAATCGGCCCTTAACAATGTCGGTGAGGAGATAAAGACCATCGATGCATTGTGGTCACACAAAGAAATAGAAGAGCAGGCATTGGTGAGCCGGTATATTATAAATTGCCTTAAAAAAATCAGAGTGAGGGAGTACCAGGAGTATGGTCCGAAAACCGTAAAAGCCGGAAATCTTTTACACTTATGCTCTACTTATTCCATTGACTCGAAAGAAATTAATTTCAGCAATCTGAGCTCAGTAATGCTTGATTTATTACACCCAACTTCGGCGGTTTGTGGTATCGCTAAAGAACCTTCGCTACAAATCATCAAAGAAATCGAAAACTATGACAGGGAGTTTTACAGTGGATATCTGGGGCCTGTAAACATTCAAAACGAGAGCCATGTTTTTGTAAATCTACGCTCAATGAAGATCGAAAACGACGAAATTTTTGCTTTTGCCGGGGGCGGAATTACCGAAGATTCAGTGCCAGAAAAAGAATGGAATGAAACTGAAATCAAGC